The following proteins come from a genomic window of Ferrovibrio sp. MS7:
- a CDS encoding amidohydrolase family protein, whose protein sequence is MAGKRDDRREWFAQVQETAIDPDRPIIDPHFHFFTGRGHEFLAADFLTMVDTGHNIRGAIHMEANADFFIQGGAPGEMRFATEQGARMRELQQGRPRICDPVAGVIGYTDLRSTNLDAEIDALIEASGGRLCGIRNSAAWHPDPGLLNGHTNPPEGLLADSAFRRGLKRLAERGLAFDTYVYFPRLSEIADLARAVPEAAIVCNHMGGVIGVGPYKGRHAEYFEEWKSNIALVAQCPNLCIKLGGMAMSPVGFGWHKRDRPLDSMEYATHYEAWFDHVITQFGPSRCMFESNFPVDGVAIAYPVLWNGFKRLTIAYSETEKNALFHDTAKRVYRLPL, encoded by the coding sequence TTGGCTGGAAAACGTGATGATCGCCGGGAATGGTTTGCGCAGGTGCAAGAGACCGCGATTGATCCCGATCGCCCCATCATTGACCCACATTTCCACTTCTTCACCGGACGTGGCCATGAATTCCTAGCTGCCGACTTCCTCACCATGGTCGATACCGGGCACAATATCCGTGGCGCCATCCACATGGAGGCAAATGCTGATTTCTTCATCCAGGGCGGCGCCCCGGGTGAAATGCGGTTTGCCACCGAACAGGGCGCCCGGATGCGGGAATTGCAGCAGGGGCGCCCCAGGATCTGTGACCCCGTGGCCGGCGTGATCGGCTATACCGATCTGCGCAGTACCAATCTCGATGCCGAGATCGATGCCCTGATCGAGGCTTCTGGCGGCCGTCTCTGCGGCATCCGCAATTCTGCAGCCTGGCATCCCGATCCTGGCCTACTGAACGGTCACACCAACCCGCCTGAAGGCCTGCTAGCCGATAGCGCCTTCCGGCGCGGCCTAAAGCGCCTGGCCGAGCGCGGCCTCGCCTTCGATACCTATGTCTATTTCCCGCGCCTGTCCGAAATCGCCGACCTGGCCCGTGCCGTGCCTGAAGCGGCTATCGTCTGCAACCATATGGGCGGCGTGATCGGTGTCGGCCCCTACAAGGGCCGTCATGCCGAATATTTCGAAGAATGGAAGAGTAACATCGCCCTGGTGGCGCAATGCCCGAACCTATGCATCAAGCTCGGTGGCATGGCAATGTCGCCGGTCGGTTTCGGCTGGCACAAGCGCGATCGGCCGCTCGATTCAATGGAATATGCCACGCATTACGAGGCCTGGTTCGATCACGTCATCACGCAATTCGGTCCGTCGCGCTGCATGTTCGAAAGCAACTTCCCGGTAGATGGCGTCGCCATCGCCTATCCCGTACTGTGGAATGGCTTCAAGCGCCTGACGATCGCCTATTCCGAAACCGAGAAAAACGCCCTATTCCACGATACAGCAAAGCGGGTTTACCGCCTGCCGCTGTGA
- a CDS encoding NAD-dependent succinate-semialdehyde dehydrogenase, whose product MADLAPSLLRQQCLVNGAWTGQPSLAIRNPADGTVIGQVPDLGREGAIVAVEAASAAFPAWSGLIAKDRGLILRRFADLLTQQADSLAAILTAEQGKPLAEARGEILSAAGYIDFFADEARRIRGEVIPAHRQDSRILVLRQPIGVVAAITPWNFPAGMVARKIGPALAAGCTVVLKPAPETPFTALAMAALAQEAGLPAGVLNVVTGDAAAIGDVFCTHPAVRFIGFTGSTAVGKLLMRQAAAGVKKIGLELGGHAPFIVLEDADLDAAVEGAMIAKFRNMGQTCVCANRIWLHASIHDAFLERFTAQVAKLTLGRGDAAGITQGPLINQRAVAKVESHVSDALAKQAKLLAGGNRSALGGTYYEPTVLCEVSDDMLIAREETFGPVAAVSRFTDDADLVARANAGDYGLAAYLYGRDLGRVIRLAERLEYGMVGINAVALGTEQAPIGGFKQSGIGREGSHHGIEEYCEMKYLLVGGI is encoded by the coding sequence ATGGCCGATCTCGCCCCTTCCCTGCTGCGCCAGCAATGCCTCGTGAACGGCGCCTGGACCGGCCAGCCCAGCCTGGCGATCCGTAATCCGGCGGACGGCACCGTGATCGGCCAGGTACCCGACCTGGGGCGCGAGGGGGCGATTGTGGCGGTGGAAGCGGCCAGTGCCGCCTTCCCGGCCTGGAGCGGCCTGATAGCCAAGGACCGCGGCCTGATCCTGCGCCGCTTCGCCGATCTGCTGACGCAGCAGGCCGATTCTCTGGCGGCAATCCTTACCGCCGAACAGGGCAAACCGCTGGCGGAGGCACGCGGCGAGATTCTCTCGGCTGCCGGCTATATCGACTTCTTCGCCGACGAGGCGCGGCGCATTCGTGGCGAGGTGATCCCGGCACACCGCCAGGACAGCCGCATCCTGGTGCTGCGCCAGCCGATCGGCGTGGTGGCGGCGATCACGCCGTGGAATTTTCCCGCCGGCATGGTGGCGCGCAAGATCGGCCCGGCACTGGCCGCCGGCTGCACCGTGGTGCTGAAGCCGGCACCGGAAACGCCGTTCACTGCGCTGGCCATGGCCGCATTGGCCCAAGAAGCCGGCCTGCCCGCCGGCGTGCTGAATGTGGTGACCGGTGATGCCGCCGCCATCGGCGATGTCTTCTGCACCCATCCGGCCGTGCGCTTCATCGGCTTCACCGGCTCCACCGCCGTGGGCAAACTGCTGATGCGCCAGGCCGCCGCCGGGGTGAAGAAAATCGGCCTGGAACTCGGCGGTCATGCACCGTTCATCGTACTGGAGGATGCCGATCTCGATGCCGCCGTGGAAGGCGCGATGATCGCCAAGTTCCGCAACATGGGCCAGACCTGCGTCTGCGCCAACCGCATCTGGCTACATGCCAGCATCCATGATGCCTTCCTTGAACGCTTCACCGCCCAGGTGGCGAAGCTGACGCTGGGGCGCGGCGATGCCGCCGGCATCACCCAGGGGCCGCTGATCAACCAGCGCGCTGTCGCCAAGGTGGAAAGCCATGTATCGGACGCCCTGGCCAAGCAGGCGAAGCTGCTGGCCGGCGGCAACCGTTCGGCGCTGGGCGGCACCTACTACGAGCCGACCGTGCTCTGCGAGGTGAGCGATGACATGCTGATCGCACGTGAGGAAACATTTGGCCCGGTGGCTGCCGTGAGCCGATTCACCGACGACGCCGATCTAGTGGCGCGCGCCAATGCCGGCGATTACGGCCTGGCGGCTTATCTCTATGGCCGCGACCTCGGCCGCGTGATCCGCCTGGCCGAACGCCTGGAATACGGCATGGTCGGCATCAATGCCGTGGCGCTCGGCACCGAGCAGGCGCCCATTGGTGGTTTCAAGCAATCCGGCATCGGCCGCGAAGGCTCGCACCACGGCATCGAGGAATATTGTGAAATGAAATACCTGTTGGTAGGCGGCATTTAG
- a CDS encoding carbohydrate ABC transporter permease gives MLKRALGSLLRYLAFALVALWSAVPVLFIVLSSLKREQDIFTYPPVLLFRPTFDHYVTLWQQWGGFFDTLRNSLIVASGATLLAAAVSFLAGFAYSRYSSRFLAGSAFYMIAVRLLPPIVVTLPLFPLADFLGLSDSHVLLIVLYATFWVSLFTMIMKTFIDEVPVELDEAAYVDGASRWQTLMKVIFPLALQGMAAGSLFVFIYSWNEFLFALIFTTKDAKTAPLVISEVMGSVDGTAWGVLFAGVTVQLLPVVLLAGFAQRFLIAGLTAGSVKG, from the coding sequence ATGCTTAAGCGCGCCCTCGGCAGCCTGCTGCGCTATCTCGCCTTCGCCCTGGTCGCCTTGTGGTCGGCGGTGCCGGTGCTGTTTATCGTGCTGTCCTCGCTGAAGCGCGAACAGGATATCTTCACCTATCCGCCGGTGCTGCTATTCCGCCCGACTTTCGATCACTATGTCACGCTGTGGCAGCAATGGGGCGGCTTCTTCGATACCCTGCGCAACAGCCTGATCGTTGCCAGCGGCGCCACCCTGCTCGCCGCTGCGGTCAGTTTCCTCGCCGGTTTTGCCTATTCGCGCTATTCCAGCCGCTTCCTCGCCGGCAGCGCCTTCTACATGATCGCGGTGCGCCTGCTGCCGCCCATCGTTGTCACGTTGCCGTTGTTTCCGCTCGCTGATTTTCTGGGGTTGAGCGACAGCCACGTGCTGCTGATCGTGCTCTACGCCACCTTCTGGGTGTCACTGTTCACCATGATCATGAAAACCTTCATCGACGAAGTGCCGGTGGAACTGGACGAAGCCGCCTATGTCGATGGCGCTTCGCGCTGGCAGACGCTGATGAAGGTGATCTTCCCGTTGGCGCTGCAGGGCATGGCGGCGGGCAGCCTGTTCGTCTTCATCTATTCCTGGAACGAATTCCTGTTCGCGCTGATCTTCACCACCAAGGATGCCAAGACGGCGCCTCTGGTGATCAGCGAAGTGATGGGCTCTGTGGATGGCACGGCGTGGGGCGTGCTGTTCGCCGGCGTCACGGTGCAGTTGCTGCCGGTGGTGCTGCTGGCCGGTTTCGCCCAGCGTTTCCTGATCGCCGGGCTTACCGCCGGTTCAGTGAAGGGCTGA
- a CDS encoding FAD-dependent oxidoreductase — protein MQIREYDVVVLGAGSAGIAAAVAAARNGARTVLVEGGPTLGGELLTGMTIDGAINGKGEQIIGGVLNDLLAICREMGGFVAPLNDWRLIQYFAYDPEIMKIAIPQLIYDAGVDVLLYTTAEDVVRKGEEISGVVVRNKTGRTLLTAKAFVDASGDADLCYMANAPMLPDEGPGNPQPVSMMFRMAGVETEPLLRFVQQNPDYVAVGESDAIRGGRTDQQIVDEIYKQGHPCVFFRGNGDLLRGAIERGEMFPTALIMMQPTSPARKEICINATRVSLKNPLEPESLSLAMRSLMQQVRQCSDFLILNVPGFEKACLSGLAPRIGIRETRRIEGDYVMTREDVLEARKRSDGIAKGCHHVDIHQDGTGQIRIPVAHGGSYDIPLASLLPKTLSNVVVAGRCLSASRDAHGSARVMGGCMGMGQAAGALTAMALRQNRSADLRAVGVDRLRERLLEQGAVLSGTA, from the coding sequence ATGCAGATAAGGGAATACGACGTCGTGGTTCTGGGCGCCGGCAGTGCCGGCATCGCTGCGGCGGTGGCCGCCGCGCGCAATGGCGCCCGCACCGTGCTGGTGGAAGGCGGCCCGACGCTCGGCGGCGAATTGCTCACCGGCATGACCATCGATGGCGCCATCAACGGCAAGGGCGAACAGATCATCGGCGGCGTGCTGAACGATCTGCTGGCCATTTGCCGCGAGATGGGTGGCTTCGTTGCGCCGCTGAACGATTGGCGCCTGATCCAGTATTTCGCCTATGACCCCGAGATCATGAAGATCGCGATTCCGCAGCTCATCTACGATGCCGGAGTCGACGTGCTGCTCTACACCACGGCGGAAGACGTGGTGCGCAAGGGTGAGGAAATCAGCGGCGTGGTGGTGCGCAACAAGACTGGCCGCACGCTGCTTACCGCCAAGGCTTTCGTCGATGCATCGGGCGATGCCGATCTCTGCTACATGGCCAATGCGCCGATGCTGCCGGACGAGGGGCCGGGCAATCCGCAGCCGGTGTCGATGATGTTCCGCATGGCCGGCGTTGAGACAGAGCCGCTGCTGCGCTTCGTGCAGCAGAATCCGGATTATGTCGCGGTGGGTGAGAGCGATGCGATCCGTGGCGGCCGCACCGACCAGCAGATCGTCGACGAGATCTACAAGCAGGGCCATCCTTGCGTGTTTTTCCGCGGCAATGGCGACCTGCTGCGCGGCGCCATCGAGCGCGGCGAGATGTTTCCCACCGCGCTCATCATGATGCAGCCGACCTCACCGGCGCGGAAGGAAATCTGTATCAACGCCACCCGCGTGTCGTTGAAGAATCCGCTGGAGCCGGAATCACTCAGCCTTGCCATGCGCAGCCTGATGCAGCAGGTGCGGCAATGCAGCGATTTCCTGATCCTTAATGTACCGGGCTTCGAAAAAGCCTGCCTTTCCGGTTTGGCGCCGCGTATCGGCATTCGCGAAACCCGCCGCATTGAGGGCGATTACGTGATGACGCGCGAGGATGTGCTGGAAGCGCGCAAGCGCAGCGATGGCATTGCCAAGGGCTGCCACCATGTTGATATCCACCAGGATGGTACCGGCCAGATCCGTATTCCGGTGGCGCATGGCGGTTCCTACGACATCCCGCTGGCCAGCTTGTTGCCGAAGACGCTCAGCAATGTGGTAGTGGCGGGGCGGTGTCTTTCCGCTTCGCGGGATGCCCATGGCTCGGCACGCGTGATGGGCGGCTGCATGGGCATGGGCCAGGCTGCCGGTGCCTTGACGGCAATGGCGCTGCGGCAGAATCGTTCCGCCGATCTGCGTGCCGTCGGCGTCGACCGCCTGCGGGAACGATTGCTGGAGCAGGGTGCCGTGCTCAGTGGCACGGCTTGA
- a CDS encoding extracellular solute-binding protein yields the protein MLKRFAVAVAAASLLGSAAMAQEVTLTILSHKVHENVSRGLVPGTTGGDIAGEWAKKKGVKLNWITANIEPMHDRLFRELSLRETSIDLAFVINKFATPKVSVLLEPLDDWQKKSPIEAFDGIPANLLGAMRYGGVLTAIPFRHATTGLHFNTELLKERGLTRPPQTADEVVEYARKLTYTRADGTRVNGLTMNSGDEHLAVLTFLNMYGAELIDSKMQVRASSPEMIKALTVMAALYKEGVLPTNYASLSIDEVITTMQAGRAAMAIDPFARYTVYNNPKASKFPGAVDVMVLPSDPATKRDGTAMTEIWSMAIPKNSKNKELAWDLARELSGPENTVLVALNGNGPVRPQAYSDKRLQERLPYTKEEARAIAQALVVPSAFNASLEALAIFREESQAAVIGMKSPADAAASMQKRIEPLVKK from the coding sequence ATGCTCAAGCGCTTCGCGGTGGCCGTCGCCGCCGCCAGTCTGCTCGGCTCCGCGGCCATGGCCCAGGAAGTCACGCTCACGATCCTGTCGCATAAGGTCCATGAAAATGTTTCACGTGGCCTGGTGCCTGGCACCACAGGCGGCGATATCGCCGGCGAATGGGCGAAAAAGAAGGGCGTGAAGCTCAATTGGATCACCGCCAATATCGAGCCGATGCATGATCGCCTGTTTCGCGAACTGTCGCTGCGCGAGACTTCTATCGATCTGGCCTTCGTGATCAACAAGTTCGCCACGCCGAAGGTGAGCGTGCTGCTCGAGCCGCTGGATGACTGGCAGAAGAAGTCGCCCATCGAGGCTTTCGACGGCATCCCGGCCAACCTGTTGGGCGCGATGCGCTATGGCGGCGTGCTGACCGCGATCCCGTTCCGCCATGCCACCACCGGCCTGCATTTCAACACCGAATTGTTGAAGGAGCGCGGCCTGACGCGGCCGCCACAGACCGCCGACGAGGTGGTGGAATATGCCCGCAAGCTGACCTACACCCGCGCCGATGGTACCCGGGTGAACGGCCTGACGATGAATTCCGGCGACGAGCATCTCGCCGTGCTCACTTTCCTCAACATGTATGGCGCTGAACTGATCGACAGCAAGATGCAGGTGCGCGCCAGCTCGCCGGAGATGATCAAGGCGCTGACCGTGATGGCGGCGCTCTACAAGGAAGGCGTGCTGCCGACCAACTATGCCTCGCTCAGCATCGACGAAGTGATCACCACCATGCAGGCCGGCCGCGCCGCCATGGCGATTGATCCCTTCGCGCGCTACACCGTCTACAACAATCCCAAGGCGTCGAAATTCCCTGGCGCCGTGGATGTAATGGTGCTGCCGTCCGATCCCGCGACCAAGCGCGACGGCACCGCGATGACCGAAATCTGGTCGATGGCGATTCCGAAGAACTCCAAGAACAAGGAGCTGGCCTGGGATCTGGCCCGCGAGTTGTCCGGTCCGGAAAATACCGTGCTGGTGGCGCTGAACGGCAACGGCCCGGTGCGCCCGCAGGCTTATAGCGACAAGCGGCTGCAAGAACGCCTGCCCTACACCAAGGAAGAGGCGCGCGCCATTGCCCAGGCGCTGGTGGTGCCCTCGGCCTTTAATGCTTCGCTTGAGGCGCTGGCGATCTTCCGCGAGGAGTCGCAGGCAGCGGTGATCGGCATGAAGAGCCCGGCCGATGCCGCGGCATCGATGCAGAAGCGTATCGAACCGCTGGTCAAGAAGTGA
- a CDS encoding GntR family transcriptional regulator — MRQAMRYKSTADYTTAEIRHLILSGELPAGAPIDQIELAKRLDVSRHPVRQAIERLSERGFIHLNPHRSAVVADISANDMEELYSARRVVEHWAVLAAWPHYTAETRRQIRDLERQLRGIDPTQDLDDYMDANRSFHLAMYEPCRNRYILRNIVSLFDLSERYQRTALLHQARIKRSTQDHAEMVEAIERGDCNQLIALLTAHNAGTQATVLDNLHDAPVAASR; from the coding sequence ATGCGGCAAGCTATGCGCTATAAAAGCACCGCTGACTACACCACGGCGGAGATACGGCACCTCATCCTCAGCGGTGAATTGCCGGCCGGCGCTCCGATCGACCAGATTGAGCTGGCGAAGCGGCTGGATGTCAGCCGGCACCCAGTGCGCCAGGCCATCGAGCGGCTTTCCGAACGCGGCTTCATTCATCTCAACCCGCATCGCAGCGCCGTGGTGGCGGATATTTCCGCCAACGATATGGAAGAACTGTATTCCGCGCGCCGCGTGGTTGAGCATTGGGCGGTGCTGGCGGCCTGGCCGCATTACACGGCGGAGACCCGCCGCCAGATCCGCGATCTTGAGCGCCAGTTGCGCGGCATCGATCCAACCCAGGATCTGGATGATTACATGGATGCCAACCGCTCGTTTCACCTGGCGATGTACGAGCCCTGCCGTAACCGCTACATCCTGCGCAATATCGTCTCGCTGTTCGACCTTTCTGAACGCTACCAGCGCACCGCACTGCTGCACCAAGCACGCATCAAGCGCTCGACGCAGGACCATGCGGAGATGGTGGAAGCCATCGAGCGCGGCGACTGCAACCAGCTTATTGCCCTGCTCACCGCGCATAACGCCGGCACCCAGGCAACGGTTCTCGACAATCTGCATGATGCGCCGGTGGCCGCGAGCCGCTGA
- a CDS encoding ABC transporter ATP-binding protein, whose amino-acid sequence MASVQIDRVGKAFGQHRILQDVSFEIPDGAFVVLVGPSGCGKSTLLRLIAGLEEISSGRISIGGKVVNELPPMERNIAMVFQNYALYPHMTVAKNMAFSLSLQKAPAAEIERKVMHAAGILGLEKMLDRLPRQLSGGQRQRVAMGRAIVRDPQVFLFDEPLSNLDAKLRVQMRTEIKALHQRLKSTMIYVTHDQVEAMTMADQIVVMQGGHIEQIGAPLELYDRPANTFVAGFIGSPAMNFLSGRIQSGSFVTASGAAWPLPPNAAATADTRITYGIRPEHFELGQDGVPFSVEVVEPLGSETQLFGHVGQDRLSLLLRQRLAVKAGETIPVRPIAAQVHLFDDSGSRLD is encoded by the coding sequence GTGGCTTCGGTTCAGATTGATCGCGTCGGCAAGGCCTTCGGCCAGCATCGTATCCTGCAGGATGTCTCCTTCGAGATTCCGGATGGCGCCTTCGTGGTGCTGGTCGGGCCATCAGGCTGCGGCAAGAGCACGTTGTTGCGGCTGATCGCCGGGCTCGAGGAAATTTCATCGGGCCGGATCAGCATTGGCGGCAAGGTGGTGAACGAATTGCCGCCAATGGAGCGCAACATCGCCATGGTGTTCCAGAATTACGCGCTCTATCCGCATATGACCGTGGCGAAGAACATGGCCTTCTCGCTCAGCCTGCAGAAGGCACCGGCGGCTGAGATCGAGCGCAAGGTGATGCACGCTGCTGGCATCCTTGGCCTGGAGAAGATGCTGGACCGCCTGCCGCGCCAGCTTTCCGGCGGTCAGCGCCAGCGTGTCGCCATGGGCCGCGCGATTGTCCGCGATCCGCAAGTCTTCCTGTTCGACGAGCCGCTGTCCAATCTCGATGCCAAGCTGCGGGTGCAGATGCGTACCGAGATCAAGGCGCTGCATCAGCGGCTGAAATCCACCATGATCTATGTCACCCATGATCAGGTGGAGGCCATGACCATGGCTGACCAGATCGTGGTAATGCAGGGCGGCCATATCGAGCAGATCGGCGCACCGCTGGAACTCTACGACCGGCCAGCCAATACCTTCGTTGCCGGTTTCATTGGTTCCCCGGCGATGAATTTTCTATCGGGCCGAATCCAGAGCGGCAGTTTTGTCACGGCTTCGGGTGCCGCATGGCCCTTGCCGCCAAATGCGGCAGCGACGGCCGATACTCGGATCACCTATGGCATCCGGCCAGAGCATTTTGAATTGGGCCAGGATGGTGTTCCATTCAGCGTGGAAGTGGTGGAGCCGCTTGGCAGCGAGACGCAGCTTTTCGGCCATGTCGGGCAGGATCGCTTGAGCCTGCTGTTGCGCCAGCGGTTGGCCGTGAAGGCAGGTGAGACCATTCCGGTTCGCCCCATCGCGGCCCAGGTCCATCTTTTTGATGATTCAGGCAGCCGATTGGACTGA
- a CDS encoding carbohydrate ABC transporter permease: protein MRRPDFFAYMLLAPVHLLLLAVIALPSLYVLWLSLNQSGYGTGLEFVGLANYYKIFEDRYFWRASLNTFIVVNAVVYAEIVLGLALAALFVRGVPLPRLMFAIVLMPYAVSEVVGVLTWKMLMDPNFGTISRLIEELGLGRFNWSVAPYQGLTLISVISVWHNLPFTFLLLYAGMLAIPQSVYEAAKIDGATPWQTFTRITLPLMVPSILVAIIFRLVFAFRIFSEVWLLTKGGPARFTEVLAVYLYQAGFRFGDFGVASATGWVMVIGSLLIASIYLREMHKRMVNKHA, encoded by the coding sequence ATGCGCCGCCCTGATTTCTTCGCCTATATGCTGCTGGCGCCGGTGCACCTGCTGCTGCTGGCGGTGATCGCACTGCCCTCGCTTTACGTGCTGTGGCTCAGCCTGAATCAGTCTGGGTATGGCACCGGCCTGGAATTCGTCGGCCTTGCCAATTACTACAAGATCTTCGAGGACCGCTATTTCTGGCGCGCCTCGCTCAACACCTTCATCGTCGTCAATGCCGTGGTCTATGCCGAAATCGTGCTCGGCCTGGCCCTGGCGGCGCTGTTTGTGCGCGGTGTGCCCCTGCCACGTCTGATGTTCGCCATCGTGCTGATGCCCTATGCGGTCTCCGAAGTGGTCGGCGTGCTGACCTGGAAGATGCTGATGGATCCGAATTTCGGCACTATCAGCCGCCTGATCGAAGAACTGGGTCTCGGCCGTTTCAACTGGTCAGTCGCGCCCTACCAGGGCCTGACACTGATCTCAGTGATCAGCGTGTGGCACAATCTGCCCTTCACCTTCCTGCTGCTTTATGCCGGCATGCTGGCGATCCCGCAATCGGTCTACGAAGCGGCGAAGATCGATGGCGCCACGCCCTGGCAGACCTTTACGCGCATCACTCTGCCGCTGATGGTGCCGAGCATCCTGGTCGCCATCATCTTCCGGCTGGTTTTCGCCTTCCGCATCTTCTCCGAGGTCTGGCTGCTGACCAAGGGCGGGCCGGCGCGGTTCACCGAAGTGCTCGCAGTGTATCTCTATCAGGCGGGCTTCCGCTTTGGCGATTTCGGCGTCGCTTCGGCCACAGGCTGGGTGATGGTGATCGGATCGCTGCTCATTGCCTCGATCTATCTGCGCGAAATGCACAAGCGCATGGTGAACAAGCATGCTTAA
- a CDS encoding GMC family oxidoreductase, whose amino-acid sequence MADTYDYIIVGAGSAGCVLANRLSERPDCRVLLLEAGPEDRYPWIHIPGGLYKLVHNPAVDWCFVTEADPGLNGRQMKWPRGKVLGGSSSINGLVYIRGQAEDFDLWAQRGNRGWSYDDVLPYFRRSEAQQRGADEYHGGDGPLQVSDTVERYEIVEAFIAACEQAGVPRTDDFNGRVQEGAGYFQLTARNGRRCSAAKAYLAPIRHRRNLEIVTEALAHRLLFDGRRASGIEYERDGKLHTAQCKAEIVLSAGAINSPQLLQLSGIGDPALLQSLGIPVQHALPGVGGNLQDHLQARMVLKTKQPITLNDRTRSPLQKAMIGLDYLLRRRGPLSFAASLAGAFVRTDPRLQSPDVQFHFQPLSLDSYDGGLHPFSGCTLSVCQLQPVSRGNLAIRSTDPRQAPRIEAKYLSAQEDRNAMIRAVRFCRQVAEAPAMARHVASEFRPGPGVRSDDEILGYLRETATTIFHPSGTCAMGQDALAVVDDQLRVHGVHGLRVADCSIMPTVVSGNSNAAAIMIGEKAADLVRQAA is encoded by the coding sequence ATGGCCGACACGTATGATTACATCATCGTTGGCGCCGGGTCGGCCGGCTGTGTGCTGGCGAACCGGCTGAGCGAGCGCCCGGATTGCCGGGTGCTGCTGCTGGAGGCTGGGCCGGAGGACCGCTATCCCTGGATTCACATCCCCGGCGGCCTCTACAAGCTGGTGCATAACCCGGCGGTGGACTGGTGCTTCGTCACCGAGGCCGATCCCGGCTTGAACGGGCGCCAGATGAAATGGCCGCGCGGCAAGGTGCTGGGCGGTTCCAGTTCGATCAATGGCCTGGTCTATATCCGTGGCCAGGCAGAGGATTTCGATCTCTGGGCGCAGCGCGGCAATCGCGGCTGGTCCTATGACGACGTGCTGCCCTATTTCCGGCGCAGCGAGGCGCAGCAGCGCGGTGCCGACGAATATCATGGCGGCGATGGTCCGCTGCAGGTTTCCGATACCGTGGAGCGTTACGAGATCGTCGAGGCTTTCATCGCCGCCTGCGAACAGGCCGGCGTGCCGCGCACCGATGATTTCAATGGCCGGGTGCAGGAAGGAGCCGGCTATTTCCAGCTCACCGCGCGCAATGGCCGCCGCTGCAGCGCCGCCAAGGCCTATCTGGCGCCGATCCGCCATCGGCGCAATCTCGAGATTGTCACCGAGGCACTGGCGCATCGCCTGCTGTTCGATGGCCGCCGCGCCAGCGGCATCGAATACGAGCGCGATGGCAAGCTCCATACCGCGCAGTGCAAGGCTGAGATTGTGCTTTCCGCCGGCGCAATCAATTCGCCGCAATTGCTGCAGCTTTCCGGCATCGGTGATCCGGCGCTGCTGCAATCGCTCGGCATTCCGGTGCAGCATGCCCTGCCGGGCGTCGGCGGAAATCTGCAGGATCACCTGCAGGCGCGCATGGTGCTGAAGACCAAGCAGCCGATCACGCTGAACGACCGCACCCGCTCGCCGCTGCAGAAAGCAATGATCGGCCTCGACTACCTGCTGCGCCGCCGGGGTCCCTTGAGTTTCGCCGCCAGCCTGGCCGGTGCTTTCGTCCGCACCGATCCGCGCCTGCAATCGCCCGATGTGCAGTTCCATTTCCAGCCGCTGAGCCTCGATAGCTATGACGGCGGCCTGCATCCATTTTCCGGCTGCACGCTCTCGGTCTGCCAGTTGCAGCCGGTCAGCCGTGGCAATCTGGCGATCCGTTCAACCGATCCGCGGCAGGCGCCACGCATCGAAGCGAAATACCTCTCGGCGCAAGAAGACCGTAACGCGATGATCCGGGCGGTGCGCTTCTGCCGCCAGGTTGCCGAAGCGCCGGCCATGGCGCGACATGTCGCCAGCGAATTCCGCCCTGGGCCGGGCGTGCGGAGCGACGACGAGATTCTCGGCTATCTGCGCGAAACCGCCACCACCATCTTTCATCCCTCGGGCACCTGCGCCATGGGCCAGGATGCCCTTGCCGTGGTTGACGATCAACTCCGCGTGCATGGCGTTCATGGCTTGCGTGTTGCCGACTGTTCGATCATGCCCACGGTGGTATCGGGTAACAGCAATGCCGCTGCCATCATGATTGGCGAGAAGGCCGCCGACCTGGTCCGCCAGGCAGCCTAG